GTGACCGAGTCGCCAGGCGATCGTGGTGAAGGCCGCCGGGACCGGCTGCGGGAAGGCGAAGTCGATCGTGAAGTCCCCTGCGCCGGCCTGTATGGGCGCCGTCGAGCTGCCGCGCGGCCGCACGGTCCAGGCGTCCGGCACCGGCGACCAGAAGTACTCGTCGTCGGTGAGGCCCTCGAGCCGGGCTCGGAGCTGATGTTTCCAATGGACCTCCCACTGCTCGCGCAGCGTCCGGTTCCAGTCGAGTTCGTCTGCGTCCATGGAGCCACCGTGACACCTCTGGCGGACAGGATCGGTCCGCTATCTCTGGCAGGGTGGGCGGCATGGACGTGGCGAGCGGGGATGAGCGGGGTACGACGGAGCGGGTGCTCACCCTGCTCGGGCTGCTGCAGCAGCGCCAGGTCTGGACCGGCCCCGAGCTCGCCGACCGGCTCGGGGTCACGCCGCGCACGGTACGGCGTGATGTCGAGCGGCTGCGCACGCTCGGCTATCCGGTGTACGCCAGCCAAGGTGTCGGCGGCGGCTACCGACTCGGCCCGGGGCAGGACCTGCCGCCGCTGCTTCTCGACGACCAGGAGGCGATCGCCACCGCGGTCTCGCTGCTCGCCGGCGCGGGTGGTGCGGTTGCCGGCGCCGGCGACGCCGCGCTCCGGGCACTGACCAAGCTCGACCAGGTACTGCCCACCCGGCTTCGGCACGAGGTGCGCGCGCTCTCCGGCTCGGTGGAGTCCTTCGGCGGAGGCCGCACACCGGTCGACCCCGAGGTGCTCATGACGCTGGCCAGAGCCTGCCGCGACGAGGTCGAGGTCGGCTTCGACTACCCGTCCGGGAGCGAGGTGCGACGGCGGCGGGTCGAGCCCTACCGCCTGGTCGCCTCCGACCGGCGCTGGTACCTCTTCGCCTACGACCTCGATCGCGACGACTGGCGCAGCTTCCGTGTCGACCGGATGACCGACGCGTCCGCACGTACCTGGCGCTTTTGCCCGCGCGAGGCGCCCGACGCAGCGACGTACGTGCAGGAGGGTGTGGCGAGCCGGGTCTACCCGCACCAGGCGCGCTTCCTCGTGCACGCGTCGGCCGACACGGTGCGCGCGCAGATTCCAGCGTCGGCGGCCGTCGTGCGACGGCGAGGGAGCGAGCTCTGCGAGGTGCTCAGTGGCGCCGCCAGCCTCGACTTCGTGCTCATGCACGTACTCCTGCTGGGGCACGACTTCGAGGTACTCGACCCTCCGGAGCTCGGAAGGCGCTGTCGCGCGCTGGCGGAGAGACTGCTGTCGGCCGGTGCAACGGCCTCACAGCGGCCACTGCGCTAAAGGTGCCTGCGGCTGAAGCCATGCTTGTGCCGACCACGCGGTTATCGGTGAGAACGATCATGGTCGGGTAGCACACCAGCCGGGGGCTCCGCTGAGGTTCGCGGAAAGATCGTTGGACGGGTGTCGGTGCTGGCCACAGTTGCGTCATGGATTTCAACTGGGGCGACTCGATCCGGGAACTGATGCTGGTGCAGCGCCCCTCCCCCACACGCCTCTCGCAGTCGAGTACTCCGGGGGGGAAAGAGCCCGCTGGCGCGGGACGACGACAACACGCTCGTCACGCAGGTCGTCCTGCTCGCCGGGAACAAGGCGGTCCTGGGGATCCTCGGCGCGGGCGTCGTGGTGGGGGCTGCTGCGGTGAAGGCCGCGCCGCGCGTCAAGAGTGGGCTGATCAGCGTTAAGTCGAAGCTGAGCCGCCGGGCGGAGGAGACCGCCGACGTTGAGGCCCCGCCGACGCCGTGCACGCGGCGGGCGGCACGATCGTGCCGCAGCTGTGGCACATCGGCATGGCCCGCGAGCAGGGACTGCCCCCGTTCCCCGACGCCCCCCGCCGTGGGCCCGTCCGGCCTGCGCATCGACGGCACCTTCGCCCAGCCCGCCGGCTGCTCCTTGCCGTGGAAGCGCGGGACGCGGTCGTTGTCCCCTGCGGAGGGGTGGCCGGGGGAGGTGCCCTCGGTGATGATCAGGCCGACGCCGGCTGCGGCCCGTCGCGCGTAGTACGACGCCACGTCCTCGCCCGGGATGCCGTCGGGTGAGAACTGGCGGGTCATCGGCGCCATCGCGATCCGGTTGGGGACGGTCAGGCCGTTGACGGTGACCGGGCGGTCGAGTATCTCGGCCGCGCGGGTGCCGGCTGTGGGGGTGAAGGTCACGTGGTACTCCTTGCGGTGGTTGTGGCGGTTCGGCTCGGTGTGCCGAATTCCGGGTAGTTGGGTGCTGTGCCGGGTTCTGCTAGGGGCACCCGGGAAGCTCGCCCCGTCGATGCCCCTGCCGCCGTGCGCAGCGGCGGCGCGTCTCAGGCCGACCGGCCCGGCACCGCGATACACCCTGAGTGACCAACGCACACCAGCCTGCGCAGGTGGGCCGGTGGGCTCGCTCGCCTTCGCGTTCTGCCGCCCGGCCCATGAAAGGAAACCCGCGTCCGCCGGCCACTGGCTGAGGGGGCCACTTCGGGCAGTGCCGACCCCGGCCGACCGCGGCCCGGGCCGGCCGTGGCTGCCCGGCACCCGGCCACCGGCGCCGATCGACTTGCACCTGCCGAGCGCGGACATCCGCATCGGATACGCCCGCTGCTCGCCCCTCGGGCAGGAACGCGAATCACGCGGGTCCCGCGGCCTCGACGCCTGGATGCTCGCGCGGCCGAGCTTCCAGGGTGTCGACGGTGCGATCGGGCAGCGCGTCGGCCCGCTCATGGGGCTCGGCGTCGATCACCACGGTGGCATAGCGGTGCCGTCGGCGCGGAGCGAAGTCGTCGACGCCGATCACGCGGGGCGTCCGCCCGGTGGGCAACGGGATGCGCGGCAGGGCGCGCGGGCTGTGTGGCGAGAGAGGCCCGCCGCGAGTACCGCCGGCAAACGTGATCCCGCCCGGTCCGCTAACTCCTTGACCACAGCCTTGACTTGCTTGGGTCAGGCGGGCCGTGCGCCGCTGGTAGCGCTCCAGCACCCCGGGCATCTGCCCGCGGAAGGTCTGCCGACGGCCGCGTGTGGGACACGCCAAGTGCCGCGCCCACACACGGACCACCACCCGCCGTCCGTCGACCGGCACGTCGGCCACCGTCCGCGAGTGATATCCGTGCACCCGCCCCGACGACGCCCCGCACACCGGGCAGACCACGGTGCCCTGCGGGGTCCGTGCCTGCACCACGATCCGCTCGCCCTCGTCGACCACATCCTCTATGACCAACGGGGACAGACCCCACAACACCGTCTGCACAAGCTCCTTGACATCCCAAACACGAATGTCAACGACCCTCACCTCTCTCCGTCACCACCGAATGTGAGACGGGGCCGCTGGCTGGACAGACCCCATCAGCGATGAGCGGGAGCCACGGCGCCTTGTGCGCGCAGCGCGGTGATCTCGTCCTTGCGGATACCGAGTTCGGTGAGTACGGATTCGGTGTGTTGCCCGAGCGCGGGGATTGCGCCCATCGGCGGGTCGTAGCCGGAGATGACCGGGGGCGGGAGCAGAGCAGGTACGGGACCGTGAGGTGTGTCGATCTGTCGCCACCGGTCGCGGGCGGTCAGATGCGGGTGGGCTATGACTTCGCTCGGCTTGTTGAACCGGGCGTTCCCGATTCCGGCGGCGTCGGCGCTGCGCTGCACCTGTTCCAGGTCATGGCGTGCGGCCCACTGGGTGATCTGCGTGTCCAGGAATTCACGGTGCTTGGTCCGGCCGGAGTTGGTCAGGAAGCGTTCGTCGTCGGCAAGGTCGGGCCGGCCGAGAAGGTCGCGTGCGAATCGCTGCCATTCGCGGTCGTTCGTTGTGCCGAGTACGACGGTCTGGCCGTCTGCTGTGCGGTACGCGCCGTACGGGGCCACCGCGGGCGAGCCCATGCCGGCCGGTTGCTGATCCACTCCCGTGTGCTGAGCGTGGTTCAGCGAATACCCCATCAGCTCGGTCATGGTGTCGAAGAGACTCACCGCGACCGCGGTGTGGCCACCACTGCGGCCACGCTCGTTGCCGCAGAGCAGCGCCAGGATCGACAACGCGGCATACAGGCCGGTGCATACGTCGGCCATCGGCGGGCCAGGCTTGGCGGGTGCCCCGGGAAGGCCCGTGATCGAGCATGCTCCGGCCTCCGCCTGGGCGAGGAGATCGTAGGCACGCTTGTGGGAAAGCGGACCGCCTGCCCCGTAGCCGTCGATCTCGACCGCGATGAGGTCGGGGTGGCTGACCGCCAGGTCGGCGGGCGCGATGCCGAGCTGTGATGTGGCCCCCGGCGCGAGATTGGAGACCATCACGTCGGCGCGGTCGAGCAGCCGGTGGAGCACCGCCATGCCGGCCGGTTCCTTGAGGTTGAGCGTCACCGACTCCTTGCCCCGGTTGACCCATACGAAGTGCGCTGCCAAGCCGCCCACCACGTCGTCGATGTACCGGGCGAAGTCACCGCCTTCCGGGTGCTCCACCTTGATCACTCGAGCCCCGAAGTCGCCGAGGGTGCGGGTGCAGATGGGAGCCGCGACCGCCTGTTCCAGGGACACGACCGTGATTCCCGCCAGCGGTCCGGTCGGCGGGCCGGCATCACGACCGATAGATGCCGGTTCGGAGGGCTTCGCCGGTTCGGTGGGCGCCATGTTCCCCCCATCACCTGCCGGGATCCGGTGCGGAAAGCCGCGCGTCACCATGGTTTCTTCTCCGCCCTTGTCGTATCTGCTTCTTCGCGAAATCCGCGCCGGGCGGCAGCCGCGGCTGTGTCCGTGCTTCCTCGGTGAGAACCGCTTCGAGGCCTGTGGGCCAGGGGGCGAGGATCCGCGTGGTCTCCTCCATCGCCGACGGAGCGCCTTCGGTGAGCAGCCCAGCCAGCCGTACCGCTTTCTGCCGGGCGGATCCGGGCTCGCAGAAGGCCTCGGCGAGACCGAGAGCGGCCGTCTGTCCCCATCCAGCACGTCGCCGAACAGCAACAGGCGCTTCGCTGTGGCCGGCCCGACCCTCGCCGGCAGTGTCCAGAGCAGTCCGGCGTCCGCGAAGTCCTATCCTGCCGAAGGCGCAGCCGAACCGGGCGTTCACGGGCGGCCACCACGTAGTCGCAGGCCGCCCCGAGCGACATGCCAAGCCCGAAGGTCACGCCCTCGACCGCCGCGAGCACGCGCCTGGGTCACCGGACCGCTCCGCACGATGTTCGCGACCACTGCCAGCCGCGTGGCCGACGGGCGGCGAGGAGTTCCCGCCGGCCCGTGGGGTCCAGAGCACGCACCGGCCCGTGGTCCTCCATGAGCACGCCCGCTCCTGCGGCCGGTCGCGCACGGCGGTGTCTTTCACGTGTGCTCCCGCAGCAAGTGCCGGCCGATGATGAGCTTTTGGATCTCGCTCGTCCCTTCGTAGATGCGGAACAGCCGCACGTCCCGGTAGAAACGCTCGACGGGTACATGGCGCATGTATCCCATGCCGCCGTGTATCTGGACGGCCCGGTCGGCCACCCGGCCCGCCATTTCGCTGCAGAACAGCTTCGTGGAGGACGGCGCCAGCCTGCGGTCCTCGCCCGAGTCATAGGCTCGGGCCGCCTCCAGCACCATGGCTCGGGCCGCGTACATCTCGGCGTGCGACTCGGCGAGCATGGCCTGGACGAGCTGGTACTCACCGATGGGACGCCCGCCCTGCCGGGTGATCGAGGCATGCGCGACGCTTTCGTCCAGCATGCGGCGGGCCAGCCCGACGCACATCGCCGCGACGCTCAGACGTCCCCTCGCCAACGACTGCATGGCGACGCGGAAGCCCTCTTCCTCGCGCTCGCCGACCAGGGCACTGGCGGGAACGCGCACACCGTCGAAGAAGACCTCGGCGCTCAGGGCCCCCGACTGGCCCATCTTGTGGTCCGGGGGACCCACGGTGACGCCCGGGGTGTCCGCGTCCACGGCGAATACGGAGATGCCTCCGGGGCCCGTGCTCTGCGGCCCGGTGCGGGCGAACACGATGAAGACACCGGCGAGCGGCGCGTTGGTGATGAACCGCTTGCTGCCGCCCAGGACGTAGACGTCCCCGTCGCGTACGGCGCGGGTCCTGATTCCGCTGGGGTCGGATCCGGCCTCTGCCTCCGTGAGCGTGAATGCCGCGATCAGTTCCCCGCTGGCCATGCGCGGCAGATAGCGCCGTTTCTGCTCCTCGGTGCCGGTACTCGCCAGAAGCTGGCCGGCCACCCCGTTGTTGATGCTGAACATCGACCGGAACGAGGGTGTGGTGTAGCCGATTTCCAGGGACAGGCGTACGTCCTGGGTCATGGAGAAGCCCAGTCCCCCGTACTCTTGGGGCAACGCGTAGCCGAACAGGCCCATGGCGGCGGCCTTGTCACGGAGGGCCGCCGGGATCTCGTCCTTCTCCTCGATCTCGTTTTCGCGCGGGACGACCTGCTCGCGCACGAAGGTGCGCACCGCCGCTA
This portion of the Streptomyces asiaticus genome encodes:
- a CDS encoding helix-turn-helix transcriptional regulator, which produces MDVASGDERGTTERVLTLLGLLQQRQVWTGPELADRLGVTPRTVRRDVERLRTLGYPVYASQGVGGGYRLGPGQDLPPLLLDDQEAIATAVSLLAGAGGAVAGAGDAALRALTKLDQVLPTRLRHEVRALSGSVESFGGGRTPVDPEVLMTLARACRDEVEVGFDYPSGSEVRRRRVEPYRLVASDRRWYLFAYDLDRDDWRSFRVDRMTDASARTWRFCPREAPDAATYVQEGVASRVYPHQARFLVHASADTVRAQIPASAAVVRRRGSELCEVLSGAASLDFVLMHVLLLGHDFEVLDPPELGRRCRALAERLLSAGATASQRPLR
- a CDS encoding CaiB/BaiF CoA transferase family protein; amino-acid sequence: MAPTEPAKPSEPASIGRDAGPPTGPLAGITVVSLEQAVAAPICTRTLGDFGARVIKVEHPEGGDFARYIDDVVGGLAAHFVWVNRGKESVTLNLKEPAGMAVLHRLLDRADVMVSNLAPGATSQLGIAPADLAVSHPDLIAVEIDGYGAGGPLSHKRAYDLLAQAEAGACSITGLPGAPAKPGPPMADVCTGLYAALSILALLCGNERGRSGGHTAVAVSLFDTMTELMGYSLNHAQHTGVDQQPAGMGSPAVAPYGAYRTADGQTVVLGTTNDREWQRFARDLLGRPDLADDERFLTNSGRTKHREFLDTQITQWAARHDLEQVQRSADAAGIGNARFNKPSEVIAHPHLTARDRWRQIDTPHGPVPALLPPPVISGYDPPMGAIPALGQHTESVLTELGIRKDEITALRAQGAVAPAHR
- a CDS encoding acyl-CoA dehydrogenase family protein; amino-acid sequence: MEPDEFDAVVAAVRTFVREQVVPRENEIEEKDEIPAALRDKAAAMGLFGYALPQEYGGLGFSMTQDVRLSLEIGYTTPSFRSMFSINNGVAGQLLASTGTEEQKRRYLPRMASGELIAAFTLTEAEAGSDPSGIRTRAVRDGDVYVLGGSKRFITNAPLAGVFIVFARTGPQSTGPGGISVFAVDADTPGVTVGPPDHKMGQSGALSAEVFFDGVRVPASALVGEREEEGFRVAMQSLARGRLSVAAMCVGLARRMLDESVAHASITRQGGRPIGEYQLVQAMLAESHAEMYAARAMVLEAARAYDSGEDRRLAPSSTKLFCSEMAGRVADRAVQIHGGMGYMRHVPVERFYRDVRLFRIYEGTSEIQKLIIGRHLLREHT